One part of the Actinotignum schaalii genome encodes these proteins:
- a CDS encoding YdcF family protein, whose amino-acid sequence MPGIDPAVPVIIVLGGRIVHTRLGYLPSGSLKRRLARALAEYRYARSRGARPALICSGGRASPGVPSEAQVMAAWLAARGVPRSALIAESHSRTTEENMGDCAALLRGRDPVPGLLPDGTIAAVIVTSWQHVPRARYFAVKFGFTPVMRGASLAPATTPKALIWELGAVGIYLARVVARRVRKRRRRNT is encoded by the coding sequence ATGCCCGGCATCGATCCGGCCGTCCCGGTCATTATTGTGCTGGGCGGCCGGATCGTGCACACCCGCCTGGGTTATCTGCCCAGCGGGAGTTTGAAACGCCGCCTCGCGCGGGCCCTGGCCGAATACCGTTACGCGCGCTCGCGCGGAGCACGCCCCGCCCTCATCTGCTCGGGCGGGCGGGCCTCACCCGGTGTGCCCAGTGAAGCCCAGGTCATGGCCGCCTGGCTCGCCGCCCGCGGGGTGCCGCGCAGCGCGCTTATCGCGGAAAGCCACTCGCGCACCACCGAAGAAAATATGGGAGACTGCGCCGCGCTGCTCCGTGGGCGGGACCCGGTTCCCGGCCTGCTCCCGGATGGCACCATCGCCGCGGTCATCGTGACCTCCTGGCAGCACGTACCGCGGGCCCGGTACTTCGCGGTGAAATTCGGATTCACGCCGGTTATGCGCGGGGCCAGCCTCGCACCGGCCACCACCCCGAAAGCGCTCATCTGGGAATTGGGCGCGGTGGGGATTTACCTGGCGCGGGTCGTGGCGCGCCGGGTGCGTAAGCGGCGTCGTCGTAACACTTAA
- a CDS encoding aldo/keto reductase: MATIPLLPLNSGHWIPQLGIGTYRMDEATTRQAVREALAMGYRHIDTAQMYGNEAAVGRAIAESGVDRENIFLVTKLDNPNHAPRAVRETFARSLAELGTDYVDLFLIHWPMLSGDYVEAYQVMEEFVADGRARAIGVSNFERHHLEALRFAAQIQPAVNQIEAHPYFQNAEVTQYCTDAGIRVEAWAPLARGAVNDDAVLAELAAAKGCTVAQLVLLWHLSRGRIVFPGASSTAHLAENLACLDFTLLKEEAEEIDNMDRFEAGRTGRHPDTFRRNGE, translated from the coding sequence ATGGCAACAATCCCGCTTCTTCCCCTCAATTCCGGCCACTGGATTCCGCAACTGGGCATCGGCACCTACCGCATGGACGAGGCGACCACGCGCCAGGCCGTGCGCGAGGCGCTCGCCATGGGCTACCGACATATCGACACCGCGCAAATGTACGGCAACGAAGCCGCGGTGGGCCGGGCAATCGCGGAATCCGGCGTGGATCGCGAAAATATTTTCCTCGTCACGAAACTCGATAACCCCAACCACGCCCCGCGCGCCGTGCGGGAAACGTTCGCGCGCTCGCTCGCGGAGCTCGGCACCGATTACGTTGATCTTTTCCTCATTCACTGGCCCATGCTCAGCGGCGATTACGTGGAGGCGTACCAGGTCATGGAGGAATTCGTGGCCGACGGGCGCGCCCGCGCAATTGGCGTGTCCAATTTCGAGCGTCACCACCTTGAGGCGCTGCGTTTCGCCGCGCAGATCCAGCCCGCGGTCAATCAAATCGAAGCGCACCCCTATTTCCAGAACGCCGAGGTCACGCAGTATTGCACCGACGCCGGGATTCGCGTGGAAGCGTGGGCGCCGCTGGCGCGCGGCGCTGTGAACGACGACGCCGTGCTTGCCGAGCTGGCGGCCGCTAAGGGATGCACCGTTGCCCAACTGGTATTGCTCTGGCACCTCTCGCGCGGGAGGATCGTCTTCCCCGGGGCGTCCTCCACCGCGCACCTGGCTGAAAACCTGGCCTGCCTCGATTTCACTCTCCTCAAAGAAGAAGCCGAGGAGATCGACAATATGGATCGCTTCGAAGCCGGGCGCACCGGGCGCCACCCCGATACCTTCCGGCGCAACGGAGAATAG
- the dnaB gene encoding replicative DNA helicase, which translates to MSVVNNGAKMQGSSFERTPPQNLSAEQSVLGGMLLSKDAIADVVTVLTADDFYHPSNATVFTVILELFGRGEPADAITVGAELKKRGDLERIGGLPYLHTLVASVPTAANAGYYANIVREQSQLRGLVEVGTRIAQLGYTTDGADVMGLINMAQSEVFSLGQSREATDYATMAEIVPGLLDELEKNAERAGKLEGVATGFIDLDAKLNGLRAGQMIIVAARPGAGKSTLAMDFCRQAAIHDHQPVVYFSLEMNRTELSMRLLAAEAGVFQDRMIKGEMTQQDWDRVAGAVERISTAPLIVDDSPNLTLPEIRAKSRRLKQQHDIQMIVIDYLQLLASAGKVPESRQQEVSEFSRSIKLLAKELEIPIIAVAQLNRDSEKRNDKRPQVADLRESGSLEQDADVVLLIHRDDMYHQDSEKAGLAEVIIGKQRSGPTGTVEVAFQGHYARFANLADNN; encoded by the coding sequence ATGTCCGTCGTCAATAACGGTGCGAAGATGCAGGGGTCATCTTTCGAACGTACCCCTCCCCAAAATCTCTCGGCGGAACAATCTGTGTTGGGTGGAATGCTGCTCTCCAAAGATGCCATTGCCGATGTGGTGACGGTGCTGACCGCCGATGATTTTTATCATCCCTCAAACGCCACGGTCTTCACGGTTATCCTGGAGCTTTTCGGGCGCGGCGAGCCAGCCGATGCCATTACCGTAGGTGCGGAACTCAAGAAACGCGGGGATCTCGAGCGGATCGGCGGACTGCCGTATCTGCACACCCTGGTTGCCTCGGTGCCCACGGCCGCGAATGCCGGATATTACGCGAATATTGTGCGTGAACAATCCCAGCTGCGCGGCTTGGTGGAAGTGGGCACCCGCATCGCCCAGCTCGGCTACACCACCGACGGCGCGGATGTTATGGGCCTCATTAATATGGCCCAATCGGAAGTGTTTTCCCTCGGGCAGTCACGTGAGGCCACAGATTACGCCACGATGGCGGAAATCGTTCCCGGACTCCTGGACGAACTCGAGAAGAACGCAGAACGCGCGGGCAAATTAGAGGGTGTGGCCACCGGGTTCATTGACCTGGACGCCAAGCTCAACGGCCTGCGTGCCGGGCAGATGATTATTGTGGCGGCCCGCCCGGGCGCTGGTAAGTCCACTCTGGCCATGGATTTTTGCCGGCAGGCGGCCATCCATGATCACCAACCGGTGGTCTACTTCTCCCTGGAAATGAACCGCACGGAACTGTCCATGCGTTTGCTCGCTGCCGAAGCGGGAGTTTTCCAAGATCGCATGATTAAAGGTGAGATGACGCAGCAGGATTGGGACAGGGTCGCTGGCGCCGTCGAACGTATTTCTACCGCGCCGCTTATTGTGGATGACTCGCCGAATCTCACCCTGCCGGAAATCCGCGCGAAATCGCGGCGCCTCAAGCAGCAGCACGATATTCAGATGATTGTGATCGACTACCTCCAGCTCTTGGCTTCGGCCGGGAAGGTTCCCGAATCGCGCCAGCAGGAAGTCTCGGAGTTTTCACGTTCGATTAAGTTGCTCGCTAAGGAATTGGAAATTCCTATTATTGCGGTGGCGCAGCTCAACCGTGATTCGGAAAAACGTAATGATAAGCGCCCCCAGGTGGCTGACCTGCGTGAATCGGGTTCGCTGGAGCAGGATGCCGACGTCGTCCTTCTTATCCACCGTGATGATATGTACCACCAGGATTCTGAGAAGGCCGGCCTGGCGGAAGTCATTATTGGCAAGCAGCGTTCCGGGCCTACCGGCACCGTGGAAGTGGCGTTCCAGGGCCATTACGCGCGTTTCGCGAACCTCGCGGATAACAACTAA
- a CDS encoding serine hydrolase domain-containing protein, producing the protein MTTFTQARDSIRGSYAPEFARVVDAFAASIATNQDRGGQIAVLWHGEPVVNIYGGWNPPAGANTGGGVADGAVVEDPITERTPYPDNAVQLIFSQTKGLTGICFADCVARGLIDPDARVAEYWPEFAANGKQDIRVSQLASHSAGLPGFDHILPASALFDWDLITSELAAQAPRWEPGTKHGYHALSMGYLAGELVRRVSGLTPKHYLEENFRAPLNLSVWIGCPESERSRIAKHFWGPRTQGWGGALRQAQADPNSTTSYAYQSPKDTDSAITDPHFLDAEMPSINGHADALSLATLYAMFCDGRYARYDAELITAVSATRAEGFDEVLCDSTSRYGLVFQLGSQREPMLSRGSFGHNGRGGCLSFADPSTGISFSYVENQLSSEPLPQARVCRLLAAVRDSLELA; encoded by the coding sequence ATGACAACATTCACGCAGGCGCGCGATTCCATCCGCGGCTCCTACGCCCCGGAATTCGCGCGGGTGGTCGACGCTTTCGCCGCCTCCATCGCCACCAACCAGGATCGCGGCGGGCAAATCGCGGTGCTCTGGCACGGCGAACCCGTGGTCAATATTTACGGGGGCTGGAACCCGCCCGCCGGTGCAAATACCGGGGGCGGCGTGGCCGACGGCGCCGTCGTTGAAGATCCGATCACGGAGCGTACGCCCTACCCGGATAACGCGGTGCAGCTTATTTTCTCCCAGACGAAGGGCCTGACCGGGATCTGCTTCGCGGACTGCGTGGCGCGCGGGCTCATTGATCCGGACGCGCGCGTGGCCGAGTACTGGCCCGAATTTGCCGCCAACGGCAAGCAAGATATTCGGGTGAGCCAGCTGGCCAGCCACTCCGCCGGCCTTCCCGGGTTTGACCATATTCTGCCCGCGAGCGCCCTTTTCGATTGGGATCTTATTACTTCCGAGCTCGCGGCCCAGGCCCCGCGCTGGGAGCCCGGCACCAAACACGGCTACCACGCGCTCTCCATGGGATACCTGGCCGGAGAGCTGGTGCGGCGGGTGTCCGGCCTCACCCCCAAGCACTACCTGGAAGAAAACTTCCGGGCGCCCCTCAACCTTTCCGTGTGGATTGGCTGCCCTGAATCGGAGCGCTCGCGCATCGCCAAGCATTTCTGGGGCCCGCGCACTCAGGGCTGGGGCGGGGCGCTGCGCCAAGCCCAGGCCGACCCGAACTCCACAACCTCCTACGCCTACCAATCGCCAAAGGACACCGATTCGGCCATCACCGACCCACATTTCCTCGATGCGGAAATGCCTTCCATTAACGGGCATGCCGATGCGCTCTCCTTGGCAACCCTCTACGCGATGTTCTGCGATGGGCGCTATGCGCGCTACGATGCCGAGCTCATTACCGCGGTATCGGCCACCCGTGCCGAAGGCTTCGACGAAGTGCTCTGCGATTCGACCTCCCGCTACGGGCTGGTCTTCCAGCTGGGCAGCCAGCGCGAACCCATGCTCTCCCGCGGCAGCTTCGGGCACAACGGGCGCGGCGGCTGCCTTTCCTTCGCGGACCCGAGCACCGGCATCTCCTTCTCCTACGTGGAGAACCAGCTCTCCTCCGAGCCGCTCCCGCAGGCGCGCGTCTGCCGGCTGCTGGCCGCGGTGCGGGACAGCCTTGAGTTGGCGTAA
- the thiD gene encoding bifunctional hydroxymethylpyrimidine kinase/phosphomethylpyrimidine kinase — MYFAYTIAGSEATGGAGFQVDLKTFQQLGVYGMGTLTCIVSFDPNNNWNHRFVPVPPEVISAQMEAALRSQNIRTAKVGMLGHPDTIEAVRAGLASQEWDNVVVDPVLICKGQEPGQALDTDNALRTKILPFATVTTPNNFEARTLSGLDALETEEDLIEAAKRIGELGPKNVVVKGGIDFPGPDAVDVLWDGEKATVYRAPKIGEERVSGAGCTLAAAITAELAKGVEIHEAVQRAKDMVTAGIKARVEANTPFATVWQGAYRDQD, encoded by the coding sequence ATGTATTTTGCATACACCATCGCCGGGTCTGAAGCTACCGGCGGTGCTGGATTCCAAGTTGATTTGAAAACCTTCCAGCAGCTCGGGGTGTACGGCATGGGCACGCTCACGTGTATCGTGTCCTTCGACCCGAATAATAACTGGAACCATCGCTTCGTGCCCGTCCCTCCGGAAGTGATTAGCGCCCAGATGGAAGCCGCGCTGCGCTCCCAGAATATTCGCACCGCGAAGGTCGGCATGCTCGGCCACCCGGATACCATTGAGGCGGTGCGCGCCGGGCTCGCTTCCCAGGAATGGGACAATGTGGTGGTTGATCCGGTCCTCATCTGCAAGGGTCAGGAACCCGGCCAGGCGCTGGATACCGATAATGCGCTGCGCACCAAGATCCTTCCCTTCGCCACCGTCACCACCCCGAATAATTTTGAGGCCCGCACCCTCTCCGGGTTGGATGCCCTGGAAACTGAAGAGGACCTCATCGAAGCCGCCAAGCGCATCGGCGAGCTCGGCCCGAAGAACGTGGTGGTCAAGGGCGGGATTGATTTCCCCGGCCCGGATGCCGTGGATGTGCTCTGGGATGGCGAAAAGGCAACCGTGTACCGCGCCCCGAAGATCGGTGAAGAACGCGTCTCGGGTGCCGGCTGCACCCTGGCCGCCGCTATCACCGCGGAACTGGCCAAGGGCGTGGAGATCCACGAAGCCGTGCAGCGCGCCAAGGATATGGTGACCGCTGGTATTAAGGCCCGCGTGGAAGCCAATACCCCCTTCGCCACCGTGTGGCAGGGCGCTTACCGGGATCAGGACTAG
- a CDS encoding HD domain-containing protein — translation MTTNPYLRPALAFLREHLEGAPASARARRYRYEHCLRVAAIGRGVAMSEGLAVDTLEIACLLHDIGKFDSARPVDHGRAGARIVRPFLESLGMPEPEVVEICQGIAMHTDGHSEYPEDSPEYPGQREYPAEASVLARSVGDCDNVDRFSVYRIHDTLLYHNMDAMPLPEQLDFIDGYLTRLGRERHYRCATRSAQRLWIEALEFQEYYFSRMREQLASAHPYMDLAEGESVPSAHSRRNP, via the coding sequence GTGACAACAAATCCGTACCTGCGCCCCGCCCTCGCGTTCCTACGCGAGCACCTAGAAGGCGCCCCGGCCAGCGCGCGCGCCCGCCGCTACCGCTACGAACACTGTTTACGGGTCGCGGCCATCGGGCGAGGGGTCGCGATGTCCGAAGGCCTCGCGGTAGATACCCTCGAAATTGCCTGCCTCCTGCACGACATCGGGAAATTTGATTCCGCGCGGCCGGTAGATCACGGGCGAGCCGGCGCGCGTATCGTTCGCCCCTTTTTGGAAAGCCTGGGCATGCCGGAACCGGAGGTTGTGGAGATCTGCCAAGGCATCGCCATGCATACCGATGGCCACAGCGAATACCCCGAAGATTCCCCCGAATATCCCGGCCAGCGCGAATATCCGGCGGAGGCCAGCGTGCTCGCGCGGTCGGTAGGGGACTGCGATAACGTGGATCGTTTCAGCGTCTACCGCATCCATGACACCCTGCTGTATCACAATATGGACGCCATGCCACTGCCCGAACAGCTCGATTTTATTGACGGATACCTGACGCGCCTGGGGCGGGAACGCCACTACCGCTGCGCCACCCGCAGTGCGCAACGCCTGTGGATTGAAGCGCTGGAATTTCAGGAGTATTACTTTTCCCGGATGCGTGAGCAGCTAGCCAGCGCGCACCCATATATGGACCTTGCCGAGGGAGAGTCCGTACCCTCGGCGCACTCAAGGAGGAATCCATGA